One window of the Desulforamulus hydrothermalis Lam5 = DSM 18033 genome contains the following:
- a CDS encoding thioredoxin family protein, producing MSLQQLNANDFEEIIYDNGEPCLVVFSRKNCHVCKEVVPMLEELSAKYEGKFGFYSVDVEEEKNLIQRFSLRGVPQIIFFNDGQLQGKLSGSVEEEDVEEKIAEIIG from the coding sequence ATGTCTTTGCAACAATTGAACGCTAACGATTTTGAAGAAATTATCTACGACAACGGGGAACCTTGCCTGGTAGTTTTTTCAAGGAAAAACTGCCATGTATGCAAAGAAGTAGTACCCATGCTGGAAGAGTTATCTGCCAAATATGAAGGGAAATTCGGCTTTTATAGCGTAGATGTGGAAGAAGAAAAGAATTTGATCCAGAGATTTTCTTTAAGAGGCGTGCCGCAAATTATTTTCTTTAATGACGGTCAACTGCAAGGAAAGCTGTCCGGCAGTGTTGAGGAAGAAGACGTAGAAGAAAAAATAGCAGAAATTATTGGCTGA